The proteins below come from a single Methanothermobacter sp. genomic window:
- a CDS encoding putative PEP-binding protein produces MQILKGVGAGAGRQSGRVRIIRNLEDACSLEWGEVAVFKKIARDVLPEIKRAAAVIADYGGLTSHAAITLRELGIPCVLGTETATRVLRDGMIVTVDGKTGNIYRGVMDWASRNDIIGVHETATKVMVNLNFPWLAARVAEFADGVGSVRIENMIIETGKHPYLLLNEGKLSGVLESGLEEILEAFHPKPVCFRTLDIPSDELKHLRGSAEPHERNPFLGMRAIKRDLKDNEVLKAEFEALRNLLDSGYSNLELKFPFIRDIPEYVRAVEILDESGIRPHRDLRVGASIETPSVALQIDELLDEGVDFVSLGLSDLTMCSLAADRRSTRVAGIFNLSHPAVLGMVEDVVVACHERGVEVYAAGYAATNYVLVRELVEMGVDAVSTSPDKVLRMRSFIAKVEDSLILRGMGRNS; encoded by the coding sequence ATGCAGATCCTGAAGGGTGTGGGTGCCGGTGCCGGAAGGCAAAGCGGCAGAGTGCGCATAATAAGGAACCTGGAGGATGCTTGCAGCCTTGAATGGGGAGAGGTGGCTGTCTTCAAAAAGATAGCCAGAGATGTGCTGCCTGAAATCAAAAGGGCTGCCGCCGTTATAGCAGATTATGGTGGACTTACGAGTCACGCCGCAATAACACTCAGGGAACTTGGAATACCCTGCGTACTCGGAACAGAGACCGCCACCAGAGTCCTCAGGGACGGAATGATAGTCACAGTGGACGGTAAAACCGGGAATATCTACAGGGGAGTCATGGACTGGGCGTCCAGGAATGACATAATTGGGGTTCATGAGACCGCCACAAAGGTCATGGTGAACCTGAATTTCCCCTGGCTCGCAGCGAGGGTTGCTGAATTTGCCGATGGTGTTGGCTCTGTAAGGATAGAGAATATGATCATAGAGACAGGAAAGCACCCATACCTGCTTTTGAATGAAGGTAAACTCTCCGGGGTCCTTGAAAGTGGCCTTGAGGAGATACTTGAAGCATTCCACCCGAAACCGGTATGCTTCAGGACACTTGACATTCCATCAGATGAACTCAAACACCTCCGTGGATCCGCTGAACCCCACGAAAGGAACCCTTTCCTGGGTATGAGGGCTATAAAAAGGGATCTCAAGGATAATGAGGTCCTGAAAGCAGAATTTGAGGCATTGAGGAATCTCCTGGATTCTGGATACAGTAACCTCGAGCTGAAGTTTCCCTTCATAAGGGATATTCCTGAATATGTCCGTGCAGTTGAAATCCTTGATGAATCAGGCATAAGACCCCACAGGGACCTCAGGGTGGGTGCATCCATTGAAACACCATCTGTGGCCCTCCAGATAGATGAACTCCTGGATGAGGGTGTGGATTTTGTCTCACTTGGCCTCAGTGACCTCACCATGTGCAGCCTTGCAGCGGACAGGAGGAGCACCCGTGTTGCAGGTATCTTCAATCTATCACACCCGGCAGTCCTGGGAATGGTTGAGGATGTGGTTGTTGCGTGTCATGAAAGGGGTGTGGAGGTTTATGCTGCTGGATACGCTGCAACAAATTACGTTCTGGTGAGGGAACTTGTTGAGATGGGTGTCGATGCTGTATCAACAAGCCCCGATAAGGTCCTCAGGATGAGGTCATTCATCGCAAAGGTGGAGGACTCACTGATACTAAGAGGCATGGGAAGAAACAGTTAA